The nucleotide sequence TAGACGTCTTCTGGTTTTGAGTATTCAAGAGTACAGGGTAACCCGTAAGTCtgtacccatccatatatcttatgtatccagtgtatctgtgtgctgtccctcattctcgttgcataatattatgtcacaatacgctcttcaagtatAAATCATCGGCcacatttttctgaaaaaaaaagaaacaaatttataatacatgcgtaattatatataatattataacatacgGATGGCTAGGGACTTACGGGTCAACCTGTACAAGTCTGATTTTGGAAATGGGTGGGTGGGTGGATTCTTCGTATTGCAATCTGTTTTTCGTACTAGAATTCTGAAGGGTGTTAGGAGGTCGGCTCTAGTTGCATTGGTAGAGATATCTAGTAAAGTTGTACATTGTAACTCAGTGAAACTGTGTCACCATTTCAcgaattacattaaacaataatGACTAAAGACAATCTTTCTGCAGTTTTAGTACAAAAGGGAGATATACAACTGGTAagactttttgttttaatttaagaaatttgtagTTTGGTATTTGTGTTATGTGATAAAAAGTGATGACAATACATATGAAAGTAATTgtaatacagacacacacacacactggaatAGTTTTAAAGCAGTAATACATGCTTTGATTAAAATTTTAAGGCAACTTTACTTACAAAAATGCCGTTAACTAAGATTTGTGATTTATGAAGTAGAAAACTTAAAAGGACACAGAATATTGCAaaacgttttttaaaatttttgaaattgCGAGTTGTATGGATTTGTAGTAAATAAGATCATATTTGAAACTGTTGCTGTTAAAagtttctagttttaaaataaatgacgttttttaatttttatttttttgggcACGCTTGAATACTATGTGCAAACGTAAAATACAAATTTTCGTAACTGCATCACAGAAACTTGTTGACTCTTGTAGTGGAGTGATAAGAATATTCAGCTAGCAGTGATACTAGTATTTTGAATGTTAGAACAAACAAGgacacttttatttaatgtttaatattttgtcataATTTGAGATATTCTCattgaacaaaatgttttgatGGTTTCTTCAGTCTTACGACTTTTACGCTAATGACCAAAAATGCTTTATCATGTAAGTGTGTATAAAGTATCTGTTGTTAATTTCACACATTCAACATTGTTCTAAAGTCTGACATTGAAGTGAACCAACTATACGGTGGAGAATTAAAAGGTgcaattatttggtaaaaatgctcgtataataaatgtaattttgtaatataatttttataatggtactatttatgattttatatattggtaaattgatttatttgaaaTGTGAAGTTCTTTAACATTTTAGGAACAGCGCCCAATACCAAAACCAGGAAAAAATGGTATGTAGAAACTATGaccacaaattattatttttgtatattttgtctgtacctttagtatattttaatgtatcaatccttttatttgaattaaattaatatttgcaCTGATTTGGAGTGCTTCCCTTCTAAATGTTTTCATACATTCATTAGAGAGAATCTTCTCTTGAAATTGTCAGTCAGTTATAAACGCTGagtatgtaattttaattaatatatactcAAAGCATTCAAATAACATTCTTTTGCATGTTTGGTGGCTACTCAGTCAGTTTGTGAAGTGTATGTGAAAAAAGCAAACCCAAAAACATGAACCTCAAAAACAATTACTGTTTACAATGAAGTATCACATTTTGTGGATTCAACTCTTGAAACAACAAAACCTTCTCTAAAAAACCATACTACAAATCATTAATATAGatgaacaagaaatatttttcattctactAAATTGATAAGTTAAAAAATTCAAATCTTTCTTGAAATCAAGTAATTACTTCATTTCATTTCTGAAGTGTAATGAGATAAGTGGGCCCATCTTGGTTTTTTTTCTGCTAATGTCttttattcaaatgaaatttaagttatttttcttaaattcataGCTGGCTTTTGAAATGATCATTCAATCTCCTCTGCAACTTCAGTGTTGCAGATTTTACCACTTTTGAAAAGAATCTGTTGGATAAGCCAACCATCCTGACAAAAATGTAATACTGCTGTTATAGGAATTGTGTTTGAGTCTTTATATCTTAAACTTTGATTGCTGCAGAAGCTTATTAGCTGTAAGTTTGTCCATTTTTGTAACTGTTTGGTACAACTAAATGAAATTTGTTCCAGTTTGTATGTTACAAGAAAATCTGATGCTTGTATTTAGTTTGAAAACCCATTTCAGTTGGACTAGGAAACGTTCTAGCTCTTGGCACAACCCCTAGAAGAGAAACATTGCTTTTTAGAAAGATACTGAAATTGAACACAGTGTAACATGAAAGcgctcaaaaatattttttgaaaacctTGAGTATGATGTTGGGTCAtaaaatagaaatgttcataACTTCATCTCAGAATCATACCGAatcttgtgttatttttgtttttttttcagttagtttgTGGTTGGTGTGTGCTGTAGTTGGAACATTTTTCCTTCaaataatagtgttaataaaaacattttttatggatTTAATGGAATGCTTTGTGTTTCTCATTATAAATCTTCATGGTTTATTAAGTCAGGCCTTTTATTACAGTTAATTcctttttgtttctgtataaaaacatgcagttgattatattgtatttatcacTTTCCTCCACATTCATTTTTGAGTCGTACATAACTCTCCTTCAGGTCTAAAGACAGggtgtaaaataatatttgagaggGTTTTTCTCTGATCAAAAAAAGATAGAAGGTAGAAGGCTTGTTTCTTTTGTTCatgctattttttttattgtgtttttgttatttccagttttttaagtaaaaattcagataaatacataatacttacacaattaaaaataagataatcaAACATTTCTGATTGATAACTTTTTGTGTAATGTAGTTtaacaaaagttaattaaaataattgacatTAATCTATATACCTGTTTGCtaaaatttttctttatcaaattctTAGAAGTGCTGATTGCTGTTCATTCTGTTGGAATATGTGGTTCTGATATCCATTACTGGGTAGATGGACGTATTGGAGACTTTATCATTAAAAACCCGATGGTGTTGGGGCACGAATCAAGTGGGATTGTCCAAGAAGTTGGAGAAGGAGTCACTGATTTGAAGCCACGTAagttgttttaattgtatttatatttgaagccacgtaatgttttaattgtatttatatttgaagCCACGTAAtgtgttttaattgtatttatatttgaagCCACGTAAtgtgttttaattgtatttatatttgaagCCACGTAAtgtgttttaattgtatttatatttgaagCCACGCAAtgtgttttaattgtatttatatttgaagCCACGTAAtgtgttttaattgtatttatatttgaagCCACGTAAtgtgttttaattgtatttatatttgaagCCACGTAAtgtgttttaattgtatttatatttgaagCCACGTAAtgtgttttaattgtatttatatttgaagccaagtaatgtgttttaattgtatttatatttgaagCCACGTAATGTGTTTTAATTGTATTCATATATTTGAAGCCACGTAATGTGTTTTAATTGTATTCATATATTTGAAGCCACGTAAtgtgttttaattgtatttatatttgaagCCACGTAAtgtgttttaattgtatttataaattaaaatgtcacTTGGTTGGTTAGGAAAAACTGGTGTTGTAGTAAATGTTAAATCTTGTATTTTTCATCATCAGACGTCTTCTTGCaatcattcttttcattttaattatttctgtgtTGTTTATAGAAGTTCAAAATTTATCAGCACTTGTTGATAAgatgaatgtatttattttaacccATTTTGTTTTAGGGCTTCACTATCTTTGTGAGTACTGCCATTCATTGGTGATCCTCAGTTAGACTGAAAATTTTGTCTTGTTTGAAATGCTACTGATGTGAATGATAAGTTTACTTACTGTTGAATATCTTATTAGGTGTAGGATTTGGAGATTTCTTATTTATCTTTCTCGTTTtctataataactacaggaatTAATGACAGGTTTTTTTTATCAtcttaaacatttgaaaacaaaattaaactctCGCGAACCTTCGTGAACAAATGTTAGTGTATTGTATGTATTGGGTTTTATTGATAAAGTAAATTTTTACTCTAGTGCTAATAACTGAAGTATTATAAGACAATGTAGtgaatgtatgtaaatattatttattcgaaGGAGATAGAGTTGCTATTGAGCCAGGGATTCCATGTGGAAAATGTGAATTTTGCAAGTGTGGTCGTTACAACTTGTGTCCAGATGTGAAGTTTTGTGCTACACCTCCATTCCATGGAACTTTAACACGTTTCTATACACATGCTGCTGACTTTTGTTTCAAGTGagatattgtttaataaaatttacgGTTTCTTGTTGGAACGTGCTTATAAAAGTGTCTCATAATACCTGTACTCGTCCAATTTTAAACATTACTAGCATCAGTTAGGATGCAATGGGTTAAAACTTACTATATGCTTAGAAATTTTTTAGCCTTGTTTAAATTAAAGGCTCTTCTCCCACAATACTGAACTCCTGTTGTAACACGTAACAGTCCAGAGTGTTTCCAGAAGTAAACTTATGAGGTAAAACTAAGAATGATTGTGAAAATGTTAACCTAGAgtatctaaaaagttttaaaggtATAGTAATGACAAGAAAATAATGAATAGGATTTATGATCATTGAGTGTTAACagtgataaaaaaacaatgatTAGAATCTGTGATGACgacaaacccacttgaagtaaaatgtattctcaagacagctgatatggctattaaaactttaactgaaataaagtgcagaaaaacatgctcacctttttaggtcatcttcaggttaacagagaatTTACAACTGATGGTTGTTAGGCACATGTTTTGGGATGAGAATGTAAACAGGTACTGGGTTGTAGGGGGCAttgtagttagatgttaggttattagttagtataggtataaaggtgtttctttgtattggtttaattttggtttgagttgtttaagtagggcttctttgattttacattttttatttgtttccctacttaatatctagatgttttctatggttatgttgtgtttatttgatttgcactgTTCAAAAATctttgaaggtgttttttttgttctttgaatctagtttccatttttctgtttgtttttccaatattgtatcttataaataatgttggtgttgtgtttgtcagtgtaatttctACATAGtgtggattttagttttgtacctgatttttgaataaatttgatatctactggaatgtgttttgttataagtgtttttttattttttcgctgatatcaggaatatataGTGTACAGAAATGTAAGATTTAGTAGTagtttcttggaatttattattctttgttgttgATCTAAGTGTGTGTGCGTATCATTTTTTCGatagtttttggaggaaatttgttgatgttgacaGTGTTTGATTTcctcattaattttatctggtgaacatagttttgttgttgtgtttatttggtttttaatatgttgagtttttgttttgtttcatgtgccgagaACTAGGGAATGTATACtccagtatgtttgttttttttctgttttgaattgtctaTAGGTCCTTGTGATcttgagaaatgctatttttCTTCAGCTTGTTCAAATTTACTTCCttcacaacatctgaaggtaacTCATTCTTAAggccaaccatcctgttataaaaaataaaactatcttagctgaagatgactcctgttctctaaaaatttatatttttgttagaccttctctgaaccctttccaacaattcaatgtctttcctaaggtttaggagtccaagactgaacacagcaTTCCAAAGGtggtctaaccagtgacctgtggaatgaaattataatctctcTGTACTTGTATTCAGTATGtctatagatacaacctaaaatcctatttgccctatcaCAAACAACACAACATTGATGGATGTTTTAAGAGATTGGTCAACTATTACATTAAAATCCCTATCTTTCAtaactgttaaggttatttccatccagATTTTACTTATCATTCAAATTATGATAGTTCACAcgcattatcttacatttattataattaaaactcatctgctATTTATCTTcctaactcactaaatgatctaaatccttttgtaaatcagcagcattctcTTTGCAACAACCAACACCCAAGATTTTAATATCatctttaatggacatcatcccctctggggaagtgctgatattgatagtagtagtcactctgtagagtgtatgctttcTGATAACAACATTTCTCATTTCAATAGCAGCTCttatacttatttccatgcacctagtcagtcctttactgctattgatctctcaatttgttgcccttcattattctcccattttccattaagggttgacaataatccacgaggcagtgataattttcctataattttgagagagactggccatagCAGATGCCACTCGACTGGCATGCCCCATTGGAAGCTGAACCAGACaaattggccctctttcactggtttttcagaacttgatcctgccctcatctgtaagccatcaatagatgactgtatagcagtgtagcagcagtaactgactgtattatacaatcagctcctcaatgtattcctaaaacttcgaCACATTTTCCAGTATATCCTCgcctgtggtggaatcctgcctgctacatggcacggaaggctcaaaatcgggtctgggatactttccatagatatcccacgctCTCAAACTACCTCGCTTTCCAGCAGAtccgtgcacatgctcagtgggtaagatgtcaaagccagaagaaatcgtggattaagttcacaactggcatatcttctaccaccagttccaaagccatatgggacaagatttgaaaggtaagtgggcactacaattctgttctCTCTCAATCTTACTTTCTGATGGTCAGTAAGTCGCTGATACtcggagcatcaccgatactctaggtgaaagcttttgccgagtgtctagcacttttgcttcttcctccactttcttagctatcaagactcgggcagagcaatcacctcttttcttttgagcttattgtttctattactgtaatcgtccctttacactggtagaactcaaactggcctttcATCTGTCTGGCAGTACACATGttgaacctgatgatgtacactatgaaatgctgtaccatctcctgcttctcttgctattcttctgattgtttttaaccaaatctggcaggataatgtttttcctgatgcctggtgccaggctattgtcttacctttctctaagcttgggaaggatcccaagatttcttcaaactaccgtccaattgctttgacgagctgtctctgttagaccttagagaggatggttaatgctcatcttgtttggttcctcaaatcaaacaacctccccATCCaatgtgggttccgatgacagcattCCATCATAGACTacttgattcgacttgaaacgttgATCAGAGAAttctttctcaaacaacaacatcttgtatcattattctttgacattgagaaggcttatggtacaacatggaggtatgacattttacAAGAtctccatatatgtgggttatgtggccatttgctcaattttattaaaaatttttaatggacaggagattccatgttcttgtgggttcgacactttcccgttcttttctacaggaacttggagtcccttacggctgtgttttgagtgtcacacttttcagtataaaaattaatgccatcactgaacaactccctgtcactgttgcaaatgggctttatatcgacgactttcacatctcatgtcagttgtcaaacatgaggtatattgagcagtaGCTACatactgccctcaattgtttactgaagtagaccatagtaaatggctttaacttctgtCTTTCTAAAAccttttgcatgcacttttgccaccaacagggtattcaccctgatcctaaactccgtatcggtgaagttgtgctgcctgttgtccctgagacaaagttcttggggcttatctttgaccataagctgacctttataccacacttcaagcagctacgggtcaaatgcacaagaacactgaacatcttCTGTGTTCTTCCTACTACcatttggggagcagatcaacattctatgctaaagatatatcatgctcttattcaatcgaaactcaaATATGGATCACTtgtctatggctttgccagaccTTCGGTCTTAATAATGCTGGTCCCATTCATCACCGAGGACTTCGGCTGTGCActagggctttctgcacttccccagttcagatcttatacatagtctcatgaacctctcttgcacctttgccgtttgcaactgtctttacttatgcttcgaaactttgttccttaccaaagcatcccacctgggcttgtgttttccttcctcagtgggccatactttttcagaacagatgatctgcaattgctccttttggccttcgtatccaggcgcaatttgatgaattgggtctgtccttggataacattgctgtatccattggttaccccatccaaccatggcttcttacagttcccaattgtgacctttctttaagtcatctgagaaaagcagatactctcaattggaagtaccgtctttttatttgctgaacatcttttgaaccatctttccattcctgtttatacagatggttcaaaatcaggtgattgcgtaggctctgccatggtttgttgtggttcagtagttgcgcacagaatcccctctacagcttctgtgttcactgttgaactctttgccatttctcttgccctggatcacatagaagctaagcaatagtcaagttgtactatttatactgacttgcttagttttctactggccctggaatcgcttcatgttagttcacaccctgttcttgccaatattcaaaactgactggcccatttctcttaaACATCAACTTCTATCCAGTGTTTCttgataccaggccacattggtattcacagAAAGGAGCTTGCTGACATCgaagctaaatctatctgctctgtcATTATCACCtctgtgtctgttccatacatggactacggtCCTGTTTTCAAGGCTCGACTCTGTGCCAACTGGCAGTAGAcatggagtgagcaatgcaaaaacaaggttttccaaatgaaaccctatattggactttggtcgttttgcttccgtaaggatcggaaagaggaagttgttctaattatacgcattggtcacagttttttaactcatcgttttcttttatctggaactgatgcaccagtgtgtagtttgtgtaacactcagatcacaataagccacattttactttcttgccatcattataaCTTTcaacgacgacaccattttaaacatgttctgccccaaaatttgttaataatgttagtgttattggggatggtgacactgtccaccttggtaatgtttttagttttttaaaggccattaatatttgtaatgtcatttaggtgttttatatttattcattaaaacctttttgatgtgattcccttttatgaatcaaagtccatctagttcaattttaaattacaaaatggccgtaacgttaaataactcgaaaccagaaccgaaaaggccaacttcaggtgacaaacactactgtttgaactatccgttagtcatccctgcgagttattattaaaatttgctGCACGtcctttaaaacttttattactttactttttgaaaatagccataacatcaaataactcaaaaccaggactggaaaggccaacttcaggtggctgacggtggtttttgtacttacctgttactcTTCCTCAcatgttattataattacaattatgctacagaatgttccttacaacttgaattactgtagtttttctcttaatattgtagactagatgtaaacatttgttttatgctatttatgtgttgtttaaaactttgttttattttacattaatttacttttatgaattttactaaatttacttttaccttttttactgGATTTTTGGCTAAGATAGCCTAgatgctttgtgccataaaacagtaaatcattCAACCAACCGTTTCAAAGAACGTGAAAACTTTTGCAAGGCAGGGTTTTCCTCGAAGTTACACCATGctgattatttgataaaattctgaactttgttaaatggctttgCAAAAGTATTTTTTCCCACAACTGAGGTAAAGTTAATGTGTctgtaattactgggacaattttttttttttttttcattattgattgttaaaataatttaaaataataataattagaaatacttaaatggttaaacagtttaattgtaattttgatttattgattagtttacgtaatattttgatttaattaataCTTATAGGTAATCACTTAACTCTCCTATTTTTAAATTGAACAGTTACTAGTAAATATTAATAGGAATGGCTTTGCTCTGATACGTggaacaacaaattttaaaacactttgcTCAACCAataagaagttttgttttactttattatatttttgataaaactttaaaattactataaaagTGAAACAGTTGTGCTGCACCTGAAACATATACTGTTCAAGCATAAATatgcaaaatgaataaaatatgccTCTAATCTGGTGAACAGTGACGAACATTTGAACAATGTTAAGAGTGGAATTTGGTAGAGTTTTTATAATTGAcagtaatttaatgtaatttatctGTGCACTGTTCTTGTAGCACTTAAATGTGATAAAAGCATTTGAACTTGGTGCAATACAGTGTGTATGCATCAGGTTATTTTAAAGTCTGTTAAGTAACCTAATTATTCGTATTAGTGTGTTGTTACTTTGTTCACTTGTATCTCCTGTGTAGGTTGCCTGATAACATGAGTTTAGATGAAGGGGCTATGTTGGAACCTCTTAGTTGTGCTGTTCATGCCTGCAGAAGAGCCAGAGTTACTGCAGGAAAGAAAGTTCTGGTTTGTGGGGCAGGTTTGTATTTTACTGCATGTACTTTTTACCcaaataatacagtatttttcATATTCTGCAATCGGATTGTTAGTAAAGCAATGAAAGAGGAGCAGGAGATATGATGAATAGATTATTTGAATCAGTGTGCGGCAGGACTTCAGAGGGATTTGTAGTAATTTCTTATTATCAAAACTCTTGTTTTATTGCTTAAAAATACCAGTATTTATGACTTTATTAACACCTATAGATCATATGAATATGATGTAAAATTTCACTTCATGATGCATGTGTATTTCCTATATTTTGCTCTTTAACATGTTTGTTTACACATTAACTCTTTCAGCATGGGCTTGGTCCATGGGACAAACCTTGTAGCCATTTTGTGCttcttttatagtttttatgttacgacttttaaattagtaagcttatggtcacaaaatttggtaaattaGCAGTAACTGTTACAATGATTTCTTAAGCAAGatatcagatttttttattaGGTCTTCAGGTTTGCTCAGAAAGGttttttcagtaattttcatttaaagattaaaaatatttttatgcaccagaaaatattcaaatttcacattcaaaatccttaaaatgtttcttatagaaaaaatttgtattttttttcactaATGAATCTATATATGGGTTCAGTCAGTTTGATCAATCTAAAAatcatcataaaaataaatataaattatgcctttttgtTCCAGAATGACCACAaattataagaagaaaacaaatgtttaaactaaaaatcttaatgtttaatgttatgagattttattatttttatattgacctttcaaTAATTGTTGGTTGATATCACAGATGttacaataatcagtgatgacgattGTTGAGAAATTTAATGCAACAGAATCTGAAAAACATCTATGTAAACTGTTTTCAGCCCAAGTCTTGGCTATGTTCTATGATGTGATGGATGTGCACTTAAGTTACAGaatcaagaatataaaactgacctgtcTTGGCTATGTTCTAGTGgactattttgtaaaatacagtcacaattcaattattatatatatttagattattactatttgtaaacaagttcttaaattttTCATAATGTAGAATAGTAAATACAGAAGTAAAGCAAACACGTTTCATGTAGTTATCACCTTTGTTTACAATTGATTCTTGTCCTACCTTgttaagccttaagaaatttcacatgtggaggatgtgtaacaaaagtttttaagttttatatttatctgaataACCCAAAAATCATAAATGTCCATATTGATTCtatattccattataatttatcaagtttagtaattaAGCTTTTTTTGCGTCTAAAAAGATATGAAATTTCGAACAGGCTAAAGACACAACTGACCAGCATGAAAGTCTGTTTTGAAAGAAAGAGGTGATGCCGATATAGCTGAAAATGGCTGACAACATCAAAAGGGGGgatattctgagcttttgattaaTTATTCACGTGTCATATGtagaagtaaatttatatatGGGACTGTTTCCATATATATAAACAGATGAGTTGAGGtactgtttgattcagtacataagtgaTATCTTAGCAGATAGAAGAAATATAgggttcttattttgtattctagctcTCCATTATTGGTAATTTCAGCttataattcatacaaaactatagactttgtattttgacatcacaaatatctcATTTGAATCAGTGCTGCATATGCAACATACCACGTGAATTGGAAAAGTCGaattttaggtgttttttttttaagtatttgctttcaggttaagaaattaaataatgtataaaaggaaaattttggaTTATAATCTAGTTCAATACCAAACTtaataacataaattcataaaatagaagACCAATAGATTTTTATATATGACTCAAGAAACACAATGAAATGGCCTTTTAACCGTGACCTGTCTGGGAAAGGTCATTCATGTTTTTAGCATTTAAGAAATGCATGCGAGTAGTATATTTACCACTAGCATGCTATTTGTAATACATTTACAGTAACAAAGGTCAAAAAGTTTTAGTTTCTGTATATCAGTTTTCAAAGTTTACACGTAAAGAGTAAATGGGTATTTTTAGTTGATGCTACAGAATACGTTTCCATAAAAAAGCTCGATAATTGATTTAATATATTATCTATTATTTAATACATCAACTACATTGGTTAATGATGCATAAAATAATCATTCTTAACATTATAATTAAGttgaaaataatcaactggtgtttctaata is from Tachypleus tridentatus isolate NWPU-2018 chromosome 2, ASM421037v1, whole genome shotgun sequence and encodes:
- the LOC143237276 gene encoding sorbitol dehydrogenase-like isoform X1, which gives rise to MTKDNLSAVLVQKGDIQLEQRPIPKPGKNEVLIAVHSVGICGSDIHYWVDGRIGDFIIKNPMVLGHESSGIVQEVGEGVTDLKPRDRVAIEPGIPCGKCEFCKCGRYNLCPDVKFCATPPFHGTLTRFYTHAADFCFKLPDNMSLDEGAMLEPLSCAVHACRRARVTAGKKVLVCGAGPIGLLNLLTAKAMGASKVCVTDISSSRLEFSRKVGADFAILVDTKETQSLVTKIHEALGGAPDITIECSGAESSITLSILATKTGGVIVLVGLGPREVTIPIAHAALHEIDIRGILRYANCYPIALDLVASGKVNVKPLITHHFKLEDSLKAFETSKTGAGGAIKVMIHCYQDS